The region TAGGAGATTTTAATGTCCAGGTCGTAATGGAGCAGATGGGCGGCGGTGGGCATCTGAACAACGCGGCAACGCAGGTAAAGGATGTCACCGTTGAGGAAGCGATGGAACAGCTAAAACAAGCAATTAAGAATTACCAAGGGGGGAAACTGAAATGAAAGTAATTTTTCTACAAGATGTAAAAGGACAAGGGAAAAAGGGAGAAATCAAGGAAGTTTCCGAAGGTTATGCACGTAATTTCCTGCTGAAGAAGGGGCTGGCGCAAGAAGCGACTACAGGCAACTTGAAGATGCAGGAAGCACATAAACAAAGTGAGAATAAGCGCAAGCAGGAAGAATTAGAAGAAGCGAAGAAATTGGCTAAAGTAATGGAGGATACAACCATTACCGTTACAGCTAAATCAGGTGAAGGCGGTCGTCTGTTTGGCGGTGTAAGCTCTAAGCAGATTGCTGAAGAGCTGAAGAAAGCAAAT is a window of Aneurinibacillus sp. REN35 DNA encoding:
- the rplI gene encoding 50S ribosomal protein L9 is translated as MKVIFLQDVKGQGKKGEIKEVSEGYARNFLLKKGLAQEATTGNLKMQEAHKQSENKRKQEELEEAKKLAKVMEDTTITVTAKSGEGGRLFGGVSSKQIAEELKKANFKVDKRKIELPEPIRTLGYTNVPIKLHQEVTATVKVHVVEE